In a single window of the Zea mays cultivar B73 chromosome 5, Zm-B73-REFERENCE-NAM-5.0, whole genome shotgun sequence genome:
- the LOC606444 gene encoding 4-hydroxyphenylpyruvate dioxygenase 1: MPPTPTAAAAGAAVAAASAAEQAAFRLVGHRNFVRFNPRSDRFHTLAFHHVELWCADAASAAGRFSFGLGAPLAARSDLSTGNSAHASLLLRSGSLSFLFTAPYAHGADAATAALPSFSAAAARRFAADHGLAVRAVALRVADAEDAFRASVAAGARPAFGPVDLGRGFRLAEVELYGDVVLRYVSYPDGAAGEPFLPGFEGVASPGAADYGLSRFDHIVGNVPELAPAAAYFAGFTGFHEFAEFTTEDVGTAESGLNSMVLANNSENVLLPLNEPVHGTKRRSQIQTFLDHHGGPGVQHMALASDDVLRTLREMQARSAMGGFEFMAPPTSDYYDGVRRRAGDVLTEAQIKECQELGVLVDRDDQGVLLQIFTKPVGDRPTLFLEIIQRIGCMEKDEKGQEYQKGGCGGFGKGNFSQLFKSIEDYEKSLEAKQAAAAAAAQGS, encoded by the exons ATGCCCCCGACCCCCACAGCCGCCGCAGCCGGCGCCGCCGTGGCGGCGGCATCAGCAGCGGAGCAGGCGGCGTTCCGCCTCGTGGGCCACCGCAACTTCGTCCGCTTCAACCCGCGCTCCGACCGCTTCCACACGCTCGCGTTCCACCACGTGGAGCTCTGGTGCGCCGACGCGGCCTCCGCCGCGGGCCGCTTCTCCTTCGGCCTGGGCGCGCCGCTCGCCGCACGCTCCGACCTCTCCACGGGCAACTCCGCGCACGCGTCCCTGCTGCTCCGCTCCggctccctctccttcctcttcACGGCGCCCTACGCGCACGGCGCCGACGCTGCCACCGCCGCGCTGCCCTCCttctccgccgccgccgcgcggcgCTTCGCAGCCGACCACGGCCTCGCGGTGCGCGCCGTCGCGCTCCGCGTCGCCGACGCCGAGGACGCCTTCCGCGCCAGCGTCGCGGCCGGGGCGCGCCCGGCGTTCGGCCCCGTCGACCTCGGCCGCGGCTTCCGCCTCGCCGAGGTCGAGCTCTACGGCGACGTCGTGCTCCGGTACGTGAGCTACCCGGACGGCGCCGCGGGCGAGCCCTTCCTGCCGGGGTTCGAGGGCGTGGCCAGCCCCGGGGCGGCCGACTACGGGCTGAGCAGGTTCGACCACATCGTCGGCAACGTGCCGGAGCTGGCGCCCGCCGCCGCCTACTTCGCCGGCTTCACGGGGTTCCACGAGTTCGCCGAGTTCACGACGGAGGACGTGGGCACCGCGGAGAGCGGCCTCAACTCCATGGTGCTCGCCAACAACTCGGAGAACGTGCTGCTCCCGCTCAACGAGCCGGTGCACGGCACCAAGCGCCGCAGCCAGATACAAACGTTCCTGGACCACCACGGCGGCCCCGGCGTGCAGCACATGGCGCTGGCCAGCGACGACGTGCTCAGGACGCTGAGGGAGATGCAGGCGCGCTCGGCCATGGGCGGCTTCGAGTTCATGGCGCCTCCCACATCCGACTACTATGACGGCGTGAGGCGGCGCGCCGGGGACGTGCTCACGGAAGCACAGATTAAGGAGTGCCAGGAGCTAGGGGTGCTGGTGGACAGGGATGACCAGGGCGTGCTGCTCCAAATCTTCACCAAGCCAGTGGGGGACAG GCCAACGCTGTTCTTGGAAATCATCCAAAGGATCGGGTGCATGGAGAAGGATGAGAAGGGGCAAGAATACCAAAAGGGTGGCTGCGGCGGGTTCGGCAAGGGAAACTTCTCGCAGCTGTTCAAGTCCATCGAGGATTATGAGAAGTCCCTTGAAGCCAAGCAAGCTGCTGCAGCAGCTGCAGCTCAGGGATCCTAG